The genomic DNA CACCCACAGGATTAGAGGTCTGTGCCACGTATTAGGGAAGATGGTTTTGATGCTTTTGACAAAAGCCAGAAATAGCAGCGAAGAGCCCGCTCTCCTAACCGTgccccctctcctcctccccgCAGCGAGGCAGCGTCATAGCTGCACTTTCCTATGCATGCTCGGATGTTATGGCGACTGCGAAAGGCCTATTAAATTATTgatcacaaataaataattgacacAGGTTGGCTATTGTGTAACAGAGGGTTTACATAACTTCAACAGAGCTTTGTGCTTTTGCTCTCACTCAGAAGATGAGCTCATCTTTTCTGTTTGGTTATTCAAGAGTGTAAACTCACCTGTGGGGTTCCGTGTGCAAAGGCTGATGGGAATTCTGCTGTGTTTGAGATTATGAGTGAGTCACAGTGACCAGACAAGGTCACGGTTCAATGAACTggccaaaatatatatttagctgCTCTCACATGTCTGACTATTCATTCACTAACAGTACTTGTTAGGCTTTTGGTTACAAAGTTCCTTAATTGTGCAACACggacaaaaaactgttttggaagctattttttttcttttattagaaaTTGCTGgaggaaaataagaaataattgaccttatttacagttttgttaaagacccaccccaatgacaatcttttttgtgtgtgtttttaacatattcttgtggcattttgttGTGATAgtggacaaatataaagaattaagcttaacattaaatttatgaatatttatttatagtaaatcaggagcagatgcaaaaatgcCATTGTAGGTGGGATGTAGAACCTACAATGGCAAGTCACAAGGTCTCTGCTAGGTCCCTGCTTCTAATGTATCCCCTTGTACACAGCTAGATCCATGTGtatcttcatttttcttgtccaagctggtatctgactcaaaactgtatgtctggatagctcaaatattgctcaacatttttgttgcacctctaatgttaggttgggtttgTAAGATAGCAGGAGCAGATCggtgatgggaagtaggggtggACTTACTCCAGACCAGcggtcccatccacaactctgTACTACATTTCCAGTAATCTTCTGccactctggagaaactatgtactagaaaatgataacaaaaaaatatttttcctaaaaattgcaCAGTTATGGTTAATAGACCACTGGGGGCAACCTGGAAAAATCGGAGATGATCACAAAATCTGTGGTGGTAAAGATTAAATTCAATTAGTTTAAGGGTAAAAAATGCTAGCTTTTctcttacaaaagaaaaataataataaaaaaaacagactcaaacaGACTACATGCCTTGTTGGTTGGTAAACAAGTTCAAAGTCTTAAAATCAACCCCCTAGATATTTGACAAATGTTGTGGATGATCCTTTAGTATGGTAGTGGGTCAGCACTCAGGACTGTTTTTGTAAATCTGGATCATTTCAGGTCAGCCGTGTGTGAGACTGCAGCAGAATGTTCATATTTGGGTATCTCTGGTTTGCATTAGGGGCAGGGGGTGAGGAGAAGGCCTGAAACATCtgccatgtttttgtgttagttTAACTGTTGCTACTGTATCAGGCTGTGGTCACCAGGGCGGCAGGTAGCGGACTATTTCACTTACAGCCTGTGTGTTGCTTAAAGTAATTTGGTCCAGATGATGTGGAAATGGGCCCAATCCTGACTCCTTTAATTTATCTGAAACCTTCTTCTAAATCACAGCtcaatttctttttgtttctccatatATTACAATAATCcaatttcaaagtgttttttagcCCAATTCATGCAATTGTGACATTTGTCCATCAATTGGAAGTCTATGTTTTGTGAGCAAACATATTTATTCCTTACTTTTAGCGTCTGAGCCGAACCTGAAGTTGCGATCCAGACTGAAGCAGAAGGTGGCAGAGAGGAGAAGCAGCCCGATGCTAAAGAGACGAGATGGAAACATTATGACCCCTTACAAAAAGAGGGCTCTGGAGCTAATGGgtatgcatttattttctttttcctaaaaacaaatgtcatgaTAAATTTGAACtagtttctggaaaaaaaaagtttacaaatgaAGTAAGCCTACATAAAATATAagtcagcatttttagccaatttGCAATTTACTGGAATACATTAAAGTattcattttcacaaaaagtgtttaaaaaagctgttCAGGAAGCCATcatcattcacatttttgtcgAGCTCTTAGTCAAGGCAGTTCCATGTGTTTAGAATACAGGCACGCAATCGTCATCCAACTTCTTGATGTTTCATAGACTCTGCGGCGACCAACAGTGCCCCTGGGTCTGGCCCCAGCTCTCCCATTGGGGCTTCCAGTGCCTTGGGGACTGAAAATGGACCCTCCTCACTGCCTACTACTACAAAAACGGAGGTATGCTTAAAAATGATccattttattacataaaagtATCACAAATTGTGGTATATAATAAGTGgatcccttttttgttttagattgaAGCTAACATTTTACTTCTTAGATCATTTCTTAACTTACAGATGTGCTGCaacatttgataaatattttttaaaaaactgcaaaaaaaaaaccaaaaaaaaaggagaaaagaccATCTTGGGTGTGggctttttgttgttatttctgTCACTGCTTTTCTTCCCCGACTTGTTTTGAGGCGGTTCCCAGTAGATTCACGGCTGAGTTACTGACCATAACTCGTCTTACTTGAGCTCACAAAGCGGACTATTATAGAATGCGGCAGCTATGACACATCTTTGAACAATCTCAACAGAGCAGCTGTGTTTTCTTTGACCATCCCTGTTTACTCTCCCTGGGACCTCTAGTGACACGGGGAAGGGAGGGACACCCTGACACCGGGCTGTAGGTTGCAGCTTAGGGAGAAAGACTGCAGATTTTAATTGATATCCCAGGCACTGGTAGCCAAAGACACCCACATGCTAACAACATAAACACAGCCTTGCTATTGTATTGGCCCAAGCTGAGACTCTCATGACAGTCATTGGTTGACTGTGGGGCTGCTCGTGGACCCCATGCCTGTTGCAAAAGCAAAGCGTGTTTGTGCACCGTTACATTAGGTATCCTTTTTCAGAGGGAACGGGTCCCTTGGGACAAATATGGGCCGGATATCCACACACAGGTCACTGAGTACTGGTCGGGGTTGGAAGGATAAACATGGCTGTTCCAAAACCACATGCTGGTCCGCTGCTCTGCTGGGTACAGGAAGTAAGCCCCAGTGCTGATGTTCTCTGAGAGTAGCCTGAGGGTGGGGACTGTGCAGTGCAAACAGGCAGTAGGCCGACTGGGGACTGAAAAAGTGAAGATGGAGCAAGGGATTGAAgaatgtttgggtttttaagTTGTCATATTAGTACAATTTAGCTGCTGCTTTCTTTGAAATTGTTGAGATTGTGCACTGTGTGAGCCCAAATCTCTCCTTTCTGTCCCTTCATTCAGAGATGGCCCTCCCAGCCCAGATTATTCCGACCTGAAGGCTCCATGTCCATGCTCAGCCTGTACACATCTCCGTCTTTACCCAACATCTCCTTTGGGCTTTCTAATGCATCCTCCTCCATTAGCGTGAGTATTAGTTTTATGCTGATATTTGAATatgaaatgttgctttttacAGCCCTGCAGACGTTCCGACAACGTGAGGCTTTCCTCTCAGCGCACAAAGCTCACCATCATTCTCNNNNNNNNNNNNNNNNNNNNNNNNNNNNNNNNNNNNNNNNNNNNNNNNNNNNNNNNNNNNNNNNNNNNNNNNNNNNNNNNNNNNNNNNNNNNNNNNNNNNNNNNNNNNNNNNNNNNNNNNNNNNNNNNNNNNNNNNNNNNNNNNNNNNNNNNNNNNNNNNNAGACGTTCTGACAACGTGAGGTTTTCCTCTCAGCGCACAAAGCTCACCATCATTCTCTGCTTGACTTCTCTTGTGACCGCAGGGTCCTGACCTGTGGCCCCTGATGATTTTATTGACCCTAGATAAATATTGTTCTGCAGTGTCTTGTGTCAAGCAAGCTCTTATCCTCCCCTATTACCTCATTTATCACTGCTTTTAAAAAGTCCAAGTACACTTGTGTGCAGCCCCCGATAACAAAGCACATGATATATCATCTTTGGACTCCGTGGCACATTCCATAGAGTCTTGTTTTGAGCTTCTAGCCACTGATGAGCTCtaatttcttgattttatttctggtcttttacaatattttttttttctaatgttttatatttaaaaagtaaaaatcactttattttccttttttcaggcTGCTATAGGGTTGAAAGATAGATCCACTGAAATCAAGCACGGGCTGCCAGGGCATCTGCTGGGCCCTGTGCCCCTTCACACAGCTCTGGAGTCTAAGGTGAGCCCCAGTCACCAGGCTCTCCTCCAACACCTCCTGCAGAAAGAGCAAATGCGCCAGCAAAAGATCATCTCATCCGGTAAGATTTGAGCGTTTTTCTGGtgcaacattttagaaaaagctGTTAACTACAAAAccataacatttatttgttcGTTTTAAGGTCAAAGCTCCATGTCACCCCACCCTCAGTCTCCTCTGGCTATGAAGGATCGCCCCTCCAGCAGTAGGCCTAAACTACCAAAACACAGACCTTTGAACAGAACCCAGTCGGCGCCGCTGCCTCAGAACACATTGGCCCAACTAGTCATCCAGCAGCAACACCAGCACTTCCTGGAGAAGCAGAAACAGTACCAGCAGCAAGTTCACATAAATAAGGTAAAACCCGGAACATTAACATTCATGCACAGAGGTCAGGTTAGAATTTCAAATGGCTTTTTACAACTGGCTGCATTACTTTTTAGGTCTCAGGAGGTCTGATTTTACTGCAGGGAGTgtgatttaatcattttaagtaCACAAATGCCAACCTATATTTAGCCCTTTGAAAAAGCATGTGGGTCAGCTCAACTTTAGAGACCTGGGTCACAGTCTGTTCTTCTGTGAAATCCTGCTGTTGTTTCTACAAACCAAAGAACTTCTGCTTGACTTcagatagagaaaaaaaatccttcctcTGTTCTAATTCTGTTATCATAGCTCAAGGCATCAGCACTCTTCTTTTTGCTAACTCTGGGAAATTCAATTCATCTAActggaaatgaagaaaaaaaagaaatcctctaGAATGCACTTTGTCCCTCTGTGgcaatatttgtgtttctgtaagCTGGCGGAGGTGACCTGGCTATAAACAGACTGACATTATTCTACTGAGCGACGTGTGCGAGGTGGTGGATGCAGTGAAAGGCGGCATTGTGTGAGCCCAAGAACTAAAACGTCCTGATATTGAGCGCTGAAGAGATTCTTGAGAAGCTCGTATTTAGAAGCAATAAAGCTCAATGAGTTCCTGTTTTTGACAAACTGAAACTTCTCGGAACTAGAAACATAGTTTTGATTTTAACCCTAATATGGTCAGCTTGTATTTCCCAGGGTTCTACTGGATAACTGATCGATTTGAAATGAATAATGACATCTGTCTGAGAAACACATCAACAGGGCCTTGCTCTGATCATTCAGGCCAATGAGATTGCGAGTAAAGCCTCTTTAAGTGGAAGTTATAAATGGCCACTAATCAGGGATAAGCCCTCAGTCTTTATTGAGATGGAGCTCTGAAACATTGCCCTAATTAATTTCCTCAGAGTAGCTTTTCCATGGTTGTTTTTAAACATCcttccagcttttttttcctcttacaGAGACAGTTGAGGACACTAATGGAAATTTACAACAGCTTAAGGATTTCAGAGGCAGTTAAAGAGTTTACCAATGTCAAACTAAAGAAGCTAATTCCTATGGCCTCTGCTTgtttattgtgatatttataTCAAGCCGGCATCCTGATCTTAATTTATCTGGTTTTCCACTGACAAGAGCACACTCTGGGATGGTTGTTTTTGGAGCCTCCTTGTGGACAAATGGTCGTAGTATTTCTCCTAACTGTTGTTTTCTGGCAACTATTGAAGATCCACTCAAATGAATattgggtttttggtgtttttgacatattcttgaagcattttttgtcatgatggaggacatatatggagataattaagataaaaattgtgtttctttatttaaatcgtggtaaatcaggagcagacaaaaaaaatgcagtctgaaaaagcttgtagttgttatgcacaaaatacttATACATCAATTTCTTCTACTCACTCAATGGTGGATTAAGAAGGACCTCTGGACTTTAAACAAATGTCTTTGGGCTAGAGGAGTAACCCAGAGGAACCCACAGAATCTTGGGGAGAACTTACAAACTCCTCACAGAAACGTCATTGCTGTGGTTTTTACTGTAAACTTTCTTATTTCTTATCGTGAGGAAAACCTCAACTTTATAATGTCTGGTTTTCTTATATTGAGTTAATATTATTAAATAGACCACTGGAGGAAAGTATAGCAGAAATGTAGTCTTTGGTCATTTCGGGTAAAGATGAGTTCTGATTtaccacttttatttaaataaacccaataagaaagaaaaacaacagcaatgGAAAATAATGTGGGAAagtcccttttaaataaattcactgaaatttaatttacactGAAAAATCCAGACACAATGGAGGGGCACTGTCATACCTCTGTAATCAGTAATGCTACACCGAAGTAACTgtaagcccccccccccaaaaaaaaaacatatttgtgcaAGACATTCAAAAATCCTATTCAATTCGACATTGATGGGCATAAAAAGGCAGTGGATGTGCAAATATTTCTCcagtaaaacaaaactgtaagCTAAACCACTAAAAATAATTACGCCTTTTTTCCTACTGAATCCATAAATTTACTTGCTGCatctatttgaataaatatgttaaagttgaagctaaaaatgattattttttgcttatatCTGTTTCATAAAGGCTCTAACATACCAGCAAAACAGGCGAACTAACTAGCTTCATCTATTATTATGTAGATTGGATTTGATTAATCTAATGATCACTGCCTTCAGAGTGTCAAAACTAATTGGAAGCCTTTGTGTTTTGCAGCTGTTATCCAAGTCCATTGAGCAGTTACGTCAGCCCAGTGCACATCTTCAGGAAtcagaggaggagctggaggatcagcagcagcacagagatGAGATGGAGAGCATGCAAGAGGACGCGCTGCCCCCTGGAGGAGTCATCCGGAAGCACAcgctgagcagcagcagcggctcTAGCGGCGAGATGCCAGACGCTCCCTGTGGGGTCATCAAGGTCAAGGAGGAGCCCATTGATAGCGAGGATGAAGCTCTGACCAATCAGCGCTTGGAGTCGGAGCAGAGCACCTATCTCCACCAGGTCAAAGGAAGACTGGTGATAAGAGCCATGATCTGAAGCAGGGATGAGCACGAGATCGTCCACTTTCAGCGTTCACAAACGTGCACAACtacacacgtgcacacaaaGCAGGCGTTGCACAGTAGGCCAGCTCTTTCTGTCGAAACATGTTAGCTCTTTTCACTCCGCTGTAGACTCACTCATCCTACACTCTTAAGACTGTTTGTGATCTTGTGTAGTGGTCTCTGTAAAATATGTAAGTTTGACTTGTGTACATATGAACGACGTTTAGACCATTCTTTTTAAGAGCTGCTTCAGTCTTCTCAGGTTTGCTGGTTCTGacaaaaaagttgtacatttactgTGGATTAAGCGACAAAGAGGATTTTTAGAGGGAAGCTAAAGCAGGTGTTTGGTTTCAAAGAGCCTCCTTATATTCccattatgtacattttttccataaaatctTTGAATGCTCCTCTACTCATTTAACGACTGAAAGATATATATTAGTAAGTCCTTGTAGTGTGTTGAAAATCCGCACTACATATGACGATGCTCAGCAGGTTAAAGGGTTTCTGAGCGAAACATCTGCCTCAGAGAGAATGTATTCTTAAATCCTCAGAAAAGGATCCTCCCACAGGGCAGTCTTAGGAGTGATATTACCACTGAAATATGGTCCGCTGCTCATATTGCAATTTGAATGATAAAGCACAAAATCCCTCCTTGGGTGTGCAGGCATCTCCCAACACATCTCCCAGCCTCCGTGTCTCTGTCTGTAAGCGGTCCCAGAGCCAGAGCCCTGAGTTCAGCTGAGCTCTCCTCCCTCTGGGTCCAAATCAAAGCTCCACAGAGTTCCTGCCCAGCTTTCAGCAGAAGAGCCAGACTGAGCGAAAagagagagaaggagagaaGGTCGGGCAGGAAATGCCTTTTAGAAGCCAGGAGTTGGAGTGATTCATGTGCGCAGGAATGTTGAGAGAGGAGGACGTAGGGCTGGAGGAGTCCAAGGGGCCAGGCTTGAGAATTGATTTACTGTCAAGGCGAATTACAAAGTGAGTGGGGATATGGTTAAGGGAGTCCTTTTTAAAGGGAATCGCTTCCTTCGTATTCCCTAGTGGCATGCTTACCTCAACATGCAGGTTtgatgttacttaaaaaaaggaaaaaacctAGACCTTACttctacattttattaattttttttttcttttttggtgattttggttttttttttccccaggaaGTGCCCATGGCGACATGTATAGTCTGTCTGCAAGAGATCAATCAAATGTATTGCATAGTTGTAAACCTTCCTGTTTCATTTGTGGTGTcaattcaatgtaaaaaaaaaaagaaaaaagaggttAATGTAAGGTTTTGTGTATGCATTCATGTGAAAAGCTAAATTGTTTGTCTTATACTGTACAGTCAAATCGTCCAGTTCTAGTGTTTTTAGTGTAAGTAAACACAATCAGAACAATGTGAGTCTTGTTCTCTTGCCCCTTTGATTTGGTTGTAATGAGAACCCCTTTGCTGCCAGTggggggtggaggtggggggATTGGGGGGGTGGTGGTTGTGGTTTGTTCATAGCAGtttgctttttcttctctttgttgCCTTGCGTGataaaaatctccttttttttataaaaaagaaaaaaaaaagaaaacaacaacaacaaaaaaataaagttaaattaccTCCGATGTTCCTGCACCTTTGATTGTGTTTTCCCGTCTTCTTCCATTTgcaataaagaagaaaagctATTTCTCCCGACGTTTAAACGAGCTTgtaaaaattcttctttttaggTCAAAAGTTGCCtttcttgatcattttaaataaacgtTTCAAATGAACTGCTTAAATCATTAGAGCAAGTCGTTTTTCCCACAACAGTTTCCACACAAACCcagctgtttgttttcagcAGATCAGGGGATCTGTGTGTAACCTTTTAAAGGGAGCTTTAGGGATTTTCAAGACGTCTTTGATGTGAACAAGCGAGGCTCGGTGTGGCACTGTGATAAGGTGAGCGGGTGATATATTACTTGTGTGAACACTTTCAAAACCAAGCTTGAACAATTTCACAGTCAGCTTAGTTCATGGGATCGGCTTGAGTTTTCACACACGGAAAAATAGAGAAATTCACTCTTGAtgtaatgttgctttttttggaaaatatctTCTTAAtcatgcaaaaattaaaaatctggtAGCTCCTTTCGCTCCAAACCTTTAACTACTGAACTATGCTGAAAGAATACCCTAAATCTTAAAGAGGCTGCTCGTTCCTGGAACTTTCATGAGAGCTTTTAAAGCGTTTTCACAAAGGTGTAGAGTTACCTCACATTAGGAAGCATTTCACTTGTATTAGACGTTCTTAAGTTGGTTCCATCTGTCCTGAGCTTTAGGCtcttgtgatttttaaagagcttttacacacacacacacaaaactaaaCCAAAGCTCCATCTACACCGCCCCACCTCCTCATCTGCCCACAGAGCCAGTTGTCAAAGCAAACAAGCAATTTTTAAGCTCTAAGGTGGTAAGAAAGATCTGAGCAAACCAATTTTATCTAAGCAGAATAgacttcacatttttattgccaaatgctacaaaaattagtatttttactgctttttctGTTAAGGATGATGATAGCtcataaattaaagattttaaaagaaaaaggacgTTTGCCAAACCAGGAAACAAAATTCATAGGAGCTCAATCGATACTGTAGTCAGGATATCAAAGCACCAGagataaaaatgactttaacaTACAAGATGAACAGtagaaattaactttttattacttttttggtcatttttttcatcctcaGAGTAAAACCTTTCATCAAAATGACTGAGTGTACAGATTCCCTGCTGTGATTTGAAAGACATTACACATCACGTTCACATGCATCACAAGAGAGTGGCCTAGGTTTTGCTGAACCCGAATGACGTCAAGTCAAAGGTTTCATACAGAAATCTGAGCTTTAGAGATCACATAGAAGTCTCACAACGGATAAACTTTAAGCTCTGTGTTTCCAAATGTACTCAGAAGTAAATCAGTTAACTAAAACGTTCCTAATCATATATTAAAAgtcatttaattcattcataaaGTATCACTGatgtttaaagttaaacaaTACTGTCAACTATTTAGTTCAGTAATATTCAATGTGCATGCTATATATTAATGAGACTGTGCATACACAAGAAAGTGACAATCATTACACTGCCTGTGCCTTCTATTTATGTGATTTTCCTTGCCTTCATGTCTGTGTCACTATTTTGCAACATACTGTTTAATCCAGGACTCCTTGTAATTTAGCATcagtttaaatgacaaaaacacattgaataatattgttttaaagaacTGAGATTACATTCAGGCATTACAAGGATTAAACCTGATTTGAATGATTAATTGAAAAGAAGAAATTCCACAAAGAATGCAAAGAGTTGATTTGTACAAAGCAGATGCCATATAGTTGTCAATCAAATACCGTACAGTTGGCATTCTTGGCCTTTTATACTTCCATAAACTGACTCTGAATAGTggactcattaaaaaaaacatgttttatattttataacataCCAACTGGATTAAGTTCCTTGTATTTTCTGAGGCAAAAGAGTGGATTTAACATGGCAACCGTATTatctatccattttctaaaccatcTTTTTCAGAGTccctgggttgctggagcctattccagctgttgttgggtgaaggcagagTTGAACAGGTTGACTTATTTCATTGTTAAGGTTAATAGCTTTTtgcatcttatttttcttcaacaagcatttatttaatttaccaaaaattaataaataaataaataaaacacattaaactcATACCTGACTTTCTTGTatacacaactttacacacaaatctgcaAAAACCTTGTTGCCTCTGGtctgttgtgttgttttgaCATCATAGCTTTgttttaatacagtttttacctttttaa from Oryzias melastigma strain HK-1 linkage group LG16, ASM292280v2, whole genome shotgun sequence includes the following:
- the hdac9b gene encoding histone deacetylase 9-B isoform X3 is translated as MLGPGSDPGLWERQLQQELLLIQKQQQIQKQLLISEFQKQHEKLTRQHQAQLQEHLKLQQELQAMKQQQELAEKERRLEQQQQQSHQEKEQERHRREQLVSSLSLRGKERSRESAVASTEVKQKLQEFLLSKSAKDPVINGTNHSFVHHPKLWYTSSHHTSLDQSSPPLGGTSPTCHYTLPSPIENKDDFPLRKTASEPNLKLRSRLKQKVAERRSSPMLKRRDGNIMTPYKKRALELMDSAATNSAPGSGPSSPIGASSALGTENGPSSLPTTTKTERWPSQPRLFRPEGSMSMLSLYTSPSLPNISFGLSNASSSISAAIGLKDRSTEIKHGLPGHLLGPVPLHTALESKVSPSHQALLQHLLQKEQMRQQKIISSGQSSMSPHPQSPLAMKDRPSSSRPKLPKHRPLNRTQSAPLPQNTLAQLVIQQQHQHFLEKQKQYQQQVHINKLLSKSIEQLRQPSAHLQESEEELEDQQQHRDEMESMQEDALPPGGVIRKHTLSSSSGSSGEMPDAPCGVIKVKEEPIDSEDEALTNQRLESEQSTYLHQVKGRLVIRAMI
- the hdac9b gene encoding histone deacetylase 9-B isoform X2 produces the protein MLQTIYEGESSFSTTEGRVGHQQLPNQTKMHNVNNSDIKPDVPLAVEPLSPLDLRTDLRMLGPGSDPGLWERQLQQELLLIQKQQQIQKQLLISEFQKQHEKLTRQHQAQLQEHLKLQQELQAMKQQQELAEKERRLEQQQQQSHQEKEQERHRREQLVSSLSLRGKERSRESAVASTEVKQKLQEFLLSKSAKDPVINGTNHSFVHHPKLWYTSSHHTSLDQSSPPLGGTSPTCHYTLPSPIENKDDFPLRKTASEPNLKLRSRLKQKVAERRSSPMLKRRDGNIMTPYKKRALELMDSAATNSAPGSGPSSPIGASSALGTENGPSSLPTTTKTERWPSQPRLFRPEGSMSMLSLYTSPSLPNISFGLSNASSSISAAIGLKDRSTEIKHGLPGHLLGPVPLHTALESKVSPSHQALLQHLLQKEQMRQQKIISSGQSSMSPHPQSPLAMKDRPSSSRPKLPKHRPLNRTQSAPLPQNTLAQLVIQQQHQHFLEKQKQYQQQVHINKLLSKSIEQLRQPSAHLQESEEELEDQQQHRDEMESMQEDALPPGGVIRKHTLSSSSGSSGEMPDAPCGVIKVKEEPIDSEDEALTNQRLESEQSTYLHQVKGRLVIRAMI
- the hdac9b gene encoding histone deacetylase 9-B isoform X1, translated to MLQTIYEGESSFSTTEGRVGHQQLPNQTKMHNVNNSDIKPDVPLAVEPLSPLDLRTDLRMLGPGSDPGLWERQLQQELLLIQKQQQIQKQLLISEFQKQHEKLTRQHQAQLQEHLKLQQELQAMKQQQELAEKERRLEQQQQQSHQEKEQERHRREQLVSSLSLRGKERSRESPTGAVASTEVKQKLQEFLLSKSAKDPVINGTNHSFVHHPKLWYTSSHHTSLDQSSPPLGGTSPTCHYTLPSPIENKDDFPLRKTASEPNLKLRSRLKQKVAERRSSPMLKRRDGNIMTPYKKRALELMDSAATNSAPGSGPSSPIGASSALGTENGPSSLPTTTKTERWPSQPRLFRPEGSMSMLSLYTSPSLPNISFGLSNASSSISAAIGLKDRSTEIKHGLPGHLLGPVPLHTALESKVSPSHQALLQHLLQKEQMRQQKIISSGQSSMSPHPQSPLAMKDRPSSSRPKLPKHRPLNRTQSAPLPQNTLAQLVIQQQHQHFLEKQKQYQQQVHINKLLSKSIEQLRQPSAHLQESEEELEDQQQHRDEMESMQEDALPPGGVIRKHTLSSSSGSSGEMPDAPCGVIKVKEEPIDSEDEALTNQRLESEQSTYLHQVKGRLVIRAMI
- the hdac9b gene encoding histone deacetylase 9-B isoform X4, which codes for MLGPGSDPGLWERQLQQELLLIQKQQQIQKQLLISEFQKQHEKLTRQHQAQLQEHLKLQQELQAMKQQQELAEKERRLEQQQQQSHQEKEQERHRREQLVSSLSLRGKERSRESPTGAVASTEVKQKLQEFLLSKSAKDPVINGTNHSFVHHPKLWYTSSHHTSLDQSSPPLGGTSPTCHYTLPSPIENKDDFPLRKTASEPNLKLRSRLKQKVAERRSSPMLKRRDGNIMTPYKKRALELMDSAATNSAPGSGPSSPIGASSALGTENGPSSLPTTTKTERWPSQPRLFRPEGSMSMLSLYTSPSLPNISFGLSNASSSISAAIGLKDRSTEIKHGLPGHLLGPVPLHTALESKVSPSHQALLQHLLQKEQMRQQKIISSGQSSMSPHPQSPLAMKDRPSSSRPKLPKHRPLNRTQSAPLPQNTLAQLVIQQQHQHFLEKQKQYQQQVHINKLLSKSIEQLRQPSAHLQESEEELEDQQQHRDEMESMQEDALPPGGVIRKHTLSSSSGSSGEMPDAPCGVIKVKEEPIDSEDEALTNQRLESEQSTYLHQVKGRLVIRAMI